The Kitasatospora paranensis genome has a window encoding:
- a CDS encoding PTS fructose transporter subunit IIA — protein sequence MDRRAGTGADVIPISDAPSAPSGPTTPSPGPAQVPRPSRPAGLGRVGVVLVSHSQELALATRALALSLAHNDDPAPVAATGGSLDDGLGTSAVLIAAAARRVDQGHGVAVLSDIGAAVSTVLTLLAEADEHGLPFPVRFADAPFVEGSVAAVLTATAGGDLAAVLDAAEETYRQHKV from the coding sequence ATGGACCGCAGGGCCGGCACCGGTGCCGACGTGATCCCGATCTCCGACGCACCGTCGGCCCCGTCCGGTCCGACCACGCCCTCCCCCGGGCCCGCGCAGGTGCCGCGGCCCAGCCGGCCCGCGGGGCTCGGCCGGGTCGGGGTGGTGCTGGTCTCGCACAGCCAGGAACTCGCCCTGGCCACCCGGGCGCTGGCCCTGTCGCTGGCCCACAACGACGACCCGGCACCGGTCGCGGCGACCGGCGGCAGCCTGGACGACGGTCTCGGTACCAGTGCCGTGCTGATCGCGGCCGCCGCCCGGCGGGTCGACCAGGGGCACGGGGTGGCGGTGCTGTCCGACATCGGTGCGGCCGTCTCCACCGTGCTGACCCTGCTGGCGGAGGCCGACGAGCACGGCCTGCCGTTCCCGGTGCGGTTCGCCGATGCGCCGTTCGTGGAGGGATCGGTGGCCGCGGTGCTGACGGCCACCGCGGGAGGGGACCTGGCGGCGGTACTGGACGCCGCAGAGGAGACCTACCGTCAGCACAAGGTATGA
- a CDS encoding DUF397 domain-containing protein produces MATETATTPETGGKLRPDLSGAEWRSGSRTAGDVEIAFVDGLIAMRDGRDPDGPALIFTPAEWRAFVLGARDGEFDLG; encoded by the coding sequence ATGGCGACCGAGACCGCGACCACGCCGGAGACCGGCGGCAAGCTCCGGCCGGACCTGAGCGGGGCCGAGTGGCGCTCCGGCAGCCGGACGGCGGGCGACGTCGAGATCGCGTTCGTGGACGGCCTGATCGCGATGCGGGACGGCCGGGACCCGGACGGCCCGGCACTGATCTTCACCCCGGCCGAGTGGCGGGCCTTCGTGCTCGGGGCCCGGGACGGCGAGTTCGACCTCGGCTGA